In a single window of the Acidobacteriota bacterium genome:
- a CDS encoding cation:proton antiporter, producing MRYKKTTIMRALNNKKIFGMILVGGLLITTQTVFASGEPAAAEGGHGLNPLVLVGVALMLVVAKLGGEVFERFKQPAVLGELVGGILVGNLTLLGLTSIEQLKSNEVIGALAEIGVIILLFEVGLESNLQEMKEVGWSSLFVAVAGVIAPFFLGWGVAAYFLPNEATLAHIFIGATLCATSVGITARVLKDMGKLQTRESRIILGAAVIDDVLGLLILAVVAGSIKASANGGALAVSDVALIAGKSLVFLIGAIAVGHYLIPQVFRGASRLESRGVLLALAIAFCFSMAWVAALVGLAPIVGAFAAGLVLDEAHFESFNQQGERDLEDLIAPISTVLVPIFFVLMGLKVDLKAFARVEVLGFAACLTVAAIIGKQICSLATLEKGINRLSIGLGMIPRGEVGLIFAGIGVTLMLPNAEGVAEPVIGSATFGAVVIMVIVTTLVTPPFLKWSLGKQKNSPNPTPSGALDEVIEDSIERTSR from the coding sequence TTGCGATATAAAAAAACCACGATTATGCGAGCCTTAAATAATAAAAAAATTTTCGGAATGATTTTAGTGGGCGGATTGCTCATCACTACACAAACGGTTTTCGCAAGCGGTGAACCCGCAGCGGCAGAAGGCGGTCATGGGTTGAACCCACTGGTGCTTGTGGGGGTGGCGCTGATGTTGGTAGTCGCCAAACTGGGCGGCGAAGTATTTGAACGCTTCAAACAACCGGCAGTGCTTGGCGAACTGGTTGGTGGCATCCTCGTCGGCAATCTGACTTTGCTTGGACTGACTTCCATTGAACAACTCAAAAGCAACGAAGTAATCGGCGCGCTGGCTGAAATCGGCGTCATCATTCTGTTATTTGAAGTCGGCTTGGAATCGAATTTACAAGAGATGAAGGAGGTTGGCTGGTCGTCTTTGTTTGTCGCTGTGGCAGGCGTCATCGCGCCGTTTTTTTTGGGCTGGGGAGTTGCCGCCTATTTTCTTCCCAACGAAGCCACGCTCGCACATATTTTTATTGGCGCGACGCTTTGCGCAACCAGTGTCGGCATCACTGCCCGGGTGTTGAAAGATATGGGTAAATTGCAAACCCGCGAATCGCGCATCATTTTGGGCGCGGCAGTGATTGATGATGTACTGGGGTTGCTGATTCTCGCGGTGGTTGCCGGTTCGATTAAAGCCAGCGCCAACGGCGGGGCGCTTGCTGTAAGCGATGTGGCGTTGATTGCCGGAAAATCGCTGGTCTTTCTGATTGGTGCGATTGCGGTTGGTCACTATCTGATTCCGCAGGTGTTTCGCGGCGCGAGCCGTTTGGAAAGTCGCGGTGTGCTGCTGGCGCTTGCCATCGCTTTCTGTTTTTCAATGGCTTGGGTTGCAGCGCTCGTGGGACTTGCGCCGATTGTCGGCGCGTTTGCCGCAGGGCTGGTTTTAGATGAAGCCCATTTTGAATCATTCAATCAACAGGGCGAACGCGACCTCGAAGATTTAATCGCGCCGATCAGCACGGTGCTGGTTCCCATCTTTTTTGTGTTGATGGGACTTAAAGTTGATTTGAAGGCTTTTGCCCGGGTTGAAGTCCTGGGCTTTGCCGCGTGTCTGACCGTAGCAGCGATTATCGGCAAACAGATTTGTTCACTGGCAACTCTGGAAAAAGGCATCAACCGCTTATCCATAGGGCTTGGCATGATTCCGCGCGGCGAAGTCGGACTGATTTTCGCGGGCATCGGCGTCACCTTGATGCTTCCCAACGCGGAAGGCGTCGCCGAACCGGTAATTGGTTCGGCAACCTTTGGCGCAGTGGTGATTATGGTGATTGTCACGACATTGGTCACGCCGCCATTTCTCAAATGGTCGCTCGGCAAGCAGAAAAACTCCCCTAACCCGACGCCATCCGGGGCTTTGGATGAAGTCATCGAAGATAGCATCGAACGAACTTCGAGATAA
- a CDS encoding amino acid permease, producing MANQLFAKKPLDVLLEEMKGEHRLRRVLGPVQLTALGVGAIIGAGIFVATGAAAHNVAGPSLMLSYVVAGITCVFAALCYAEFASMAPVAGSAFTYAYATLGELFAWIIGWDLVLEYAVGSATVANGWSSFFQSLLPKIGIHLPEVISRAPIIYDAEAGHFVRTGGIVNLPAVIIVLIVTAILVKGIQESASFNATMVAIKIAAVLFVILVGAFFINSDNWKPFAPYGFGGLNIFGKTVWGETVGGRPVGMLAGAAIIFFAYIGFDSVSTHAEEAKRPNRDVPIGIVASLLICTVLYVLVVAVLTGMVKYTQIDTGAGVSMAFQSIGMQWAEVIIAIAGVAGITSVLLVMMLSAPRVFLAMARDGLVPASFFADIHERFRTPWKSTILIGIFVSIGAGLLPIDALLEMTNIGTLFAFAVVCAAVLIMRRTNPDAERPFRCPMVPVVPIAGIIMCLVLMFSLPWPNWLRLIVWMAIGLVIYFLYSRHHSFMKSYLAHEISAHGVSPAGQPIDDIVTKDETHPDAKSE from the coding sequence ATGGCAAATCAATTGTTTGCTAAAAAACCGCTTGATGTATTGCTTGAGGAGATGAAAGGCGAGCATCGGCTCCGTCGCGTACTTGGTCCAGTACAATTGACTGCGCTTGGCGTCGGCGCGATTATCGGCGCTGGTATCTTTGTTGCAACCGGCGCGGCGGCTCATAACGTCGCCGGTCCGTCATTAATGTTGTCTTATGTGGTTGCCGGTATTACTTGCGTGTTTGCGGCATTGTGTTATGCCGAATTCGCTTCGATGGCTCCGGTTGCCGGTTCGGCGTTTACTTATGCTTACGCCACGCTGGGAGAACTGTTCGCCTGGATTATCGGTTGGGATTTGGTCCTCGAATACGCCGTCGGTTCGGCGACTGTGGCAAACGGCTGGTCGAGTTTTTTCCAGAGTCTGTTGCCGAAAATAGGCATACATTTGCCGGAGGTGATAAGTCGCGCGCCGATTATTTATGATGCCGAAGCTGGGCATTTTGTCAGAACCGGCGGCATTGTCAATCTTCCTGCGGTTATCATCGTACTCATCGTCACCGCCATTCTGGTTAAAGGCATCCAGGAAAGCGCCTCGTTTAACGCTACGATGGTCGCCATCAAAATCGCTGCGGTCTTATTCGTTATTCTGGTCGGCGCATTTTTCATCAATTCCGACAATTGGAAACCATTCGCGCCTTATGGATTCGGCGGGCTGAATATTTTCGGCAAAACCGTTTGGGGCGAAACCGTCGGCGGCAGACCTGTTGGAATGCTGGCGGGAGCCGCAATTATCTTTTTCGCCTATATCGGTTTCGATTCGGTCTCAACCCATGCTGAAGAAGCAAAACGACCGAACCGCGATGTTCCTATCGGTATCGTCGCCTCTTTGCTCATTTGCACAGTGCTTTATGTATTGGTCGTCGCGGTTCTAACCGGCATGGTGAAGTACACCCAGATTGATACGGGAGCCGGTGTTTCAATGGCATTTCAATCAATCGGAATGCAATGGGCTGAGGTCATCATCGCCATTGCCGGTGTTGCCGGTATCACTTCGGTGCTGCTGGTTATGATGTTATCCGCGCCGCGCGTTTTTCTGGCGATGGCGCGGGACGGATTGGTTCCGGCATCGTTTTTCGCAGATATTCATGAGCGATTCCGCACCCCCTGGAAAAGCACGATTCTCATCGGCATTTTTGTGTCAATCGGCGCGGGGTTGCTGCCCATTGACGCTTTGCTTGAAATGACCAATATCGGAACTCTCTTTGCTTTCGCGGTGGTTTGCGCAGCCGTGTTGATTATGCGAAGAACGAATCCTGATGCCGAACGACCATTCCGTTGCCCGATGGTTCCGGTCGTTCCCATTGCAGGCATCATTATGTGTCTGGTGTTGATGTTTTCGCTGCCGTGGCCGAACTGGCTGCGCTTGATTGTCTGGATGGCAATCGGTTTGGTTATCTATTTCCTCTACAGTCGGCATCACAGTTTCATGAAAAGTTATCTCGCGCATGAAATCTCCGCGCACGGGGTTTCCCCCGCCGGGCAACCGATTGATGATATTGTCACCAAAGACGAAACTCATCCCGACGCCAAATCTGAATAA
- a CDS encoding sodium-dependent transporter, translating to MESETKTAPATREGWGSQIGLVLAMAGNAVGLGNFLRFPALAAKNGGGTFMIPYFISLLLLGIPLMWIEWGVGRYGGKFGYSTAPGMFEKLWKHPLAKYLGALGVFIPLAFVIYYTYLESWTLGYAVLSFTNQIPSIEGQTPQQAFDTMGNYLATYQGTNNTLPFSGTVMSVTFFILTLFANIFIISRGLAGGIEKMAKIGMPLLILFAIIVGIRVLSLPGAMDGVAFVWNPDFSKITDGAVWLAAAGQIFFTLSLGTGSIETYASYVKEDEDIVLTGLATSSMNEFCEVILGGSISIPAAAAFFGPGAATAIANSGTFNLGFQTMPAVFSGLPGGFLFGGLFFTLLFFAGITSSLALAQPAMAFLQDELRMTRNKAALLVGAIMLVAAIPIIMYLQYGFLDEFDFWAGAFFLLIFSLIETILFFWIFGSKQAWSEIRKGEQMKLPQFFYPIMKYVVPIFLIIILIKGAIDDMLPRIFFKKWEDMPGWSKAAASAGDRLAYEFGLVGRQLVPNHEEAANFWYHWGARIEMIAIYFLFVYLVYYAWKKYRRPSPEGV from the coding sequence ATGGAGAGTGAAACCAAAACGGCACCAGCCACACGCGAAGGTTGGGGTTCGCAAATCGGATTGGTGCTGGCAATGGCCGGTAATGCTGTCGGTCTGGGAAATTTTTTGCGCTTCCCGGCGCTTGCCGCCAAAAACGGCGGCGGCACATTTATGATTCCTTACTTCATTTCCCTGCTACTGCTTGGGATTCCGCTAATGTGGATTGAATGGGGAGTCGGGCGATACGGTGGCAAATTCGGTTATTCAACCGCGCCCGGCATGTTTGAAAAATTATGGAAGCATCCGCTGGCAAAATATCTGGGGGCGCTCGGAGTTTTCATTCCTCTGGCGTTTGTCATCTATTACACCTATCTGGAATCGTGGACGCTCGGCTATGCCGTTCTGTCTTTCACCAATCAGATTCCGAGTATCGAAGGGCAGACCCCGCAACAAGCTTTCGATACCATGGGAAATTATCTGGCGACCTATCAGGGCACCAATAACACCTTGCCGTTTTCCGGCACCGTGATGAGTGTGACGTTTTTTATTCTCACCCTGTTTGCCAACATCTTTATCATTTCACGCGGTCTTGCGGGTGGTATTGAAAAGATGGCGAAAATCGGTATGCCGCTATTGATCCTCTTTGCGATTATCGTCGGTATCCGGGTGCTGTCGCTGCCGGGCGCAATGGATGGCGTAGCGTTCGTCTGGAATCCCGATTTTTCAAAAATCACTGATGGCGCGGTCTGGCTTGCCGCCGCCGGTCAAATCTTTTTCACCTTGTCACTGGGCACTGGTTCGATTGAAACCTATGCCAGTTATGTGAAAGAAGATGAAGACATCGTGCTCACCGGACTTGCGACCTCATCGATGAATGAATTCTGCGAAGTCATTCTCGGCGGTTCGATTTCGATTCCGGCAGCCGCAGCCTTTTTCGGTCCCGGCGCGGCAACCGCGATTGCCAACAGCGGCACCTTCAATCTCGGATTTCAAACGATGCCGGCGGTCTTTTCGGGATTGCCAGGCGGCTTTCTTTTCGGCGGTCTGTTTTTCACTCTGCTCTTTTTCGCAGGTATCACCTCGTCGCTTGCGCTGGCGCAACCGGCAATGGCTTTCCTGCAAGATGAACTGAGGATGACCCGTAACAAAGCGGCATTATTGGTTGGCGCGATTATGCTGGTTGCGGCGATTCCCATCATCATGTACCTGCAATATGGTTTCCTTGATGAGTTCGATTTCTGGGCGGGGGCGTTTTTCCTGTTAATTTTCTCGCTGATTGAAACCATTCTGTTTTTCTGGATTTTCGGCAGCAAGCAGGCGTGGTCAGAGATTCGCAAAGGCGAGCAGATGAAACTGCCGCAGTTTTTCTACCCGATTATGAAGTATGTAGTGCCGATTTTCTTAATCATCATTCTCATCAAAGGCGCGATTGATGATATGTTGCCGCGCATCTTCTTTAAAAAATGGGAAGATATGCCGGGTTGGAGCAAAGCCGCCGCCTCGGCTGGCGACCGCCTCGCTTACGAATTCGGATTGGTGGGTCGTCAACTGGTTCCCAATCATGAAGAGGCAGCCAATTTCTGGTATCACTGGGGCGCGCGTATCGAGATGATTGCGATCTATTTCCTGTTTGTTTATCTGGTTTATTACGCCTGGAAAAAATATCGTCGTCCGAGTCCGGAGGGGGTATAG
- a CDS encoding pyridoxal-dependent decarboxylase — MSKEMLENSAPQSDFFGDMNPEEFRQYGHQVVDWIAHYLAHPENYPVLAQVEPNFLKNALPQAAPTTGEPMADILADIDKHLVQGVTHWNHPGFFAYFSVTGSMPGILGEMFAAAFNVNAMLWRSSPAATELEEVTTNWLRQMIGLPGSFSGVVYDTASISTLCAIAAAREAVTDLNVREDGLYGANAKLRLYCSEHGHSSIDKAAITLGLGHRSVRKIACDAEFRMLPEALAAAIEEDRQAGWRPFCVVPTIGTTSITSVDPVAAVAEICEKENLWMHVDASYAGSAAIVPEMKWILEGCERADSFVVNPHKWLFTPVDLSVLFCRRMNILKQAFSLVPEYLRTAQGEDEVKNFMDYGPQLGRRFRAIKLWFVLRYFGVEGVVQRIRQHLQYAQEFAAWVKDSDKFELLAPVPFSLVCFRACPPELQGDEAGLESLNERLMARVNERGKIFLSHTKLNGKFTLRLAIGNIRTSHETIKLAWDELNETLSGLCKE, encoded by the coding sequence ATGAGTAAAGAAATGCTTGAAAACTCTGCACCTCAAAGCGATTTTTTCGGAGATATGAATCCCGAAGAATTTCGCCAATACGGTCATCAGGTGGTTGATTGGATTGCCCACTATTTGGCGCATCCCGAAAACTATCCGGTGCTCGCGCAGGTCGAACCGAATTTTTTAAAAAATGCCCTGCCGCAAGCCGCGCCAACCACCGGCGAACCGATGGCTGATATTCTTGCGGATATTGATAAACACCTGGTTCAAGGGGTGACACATTGGAATCATCCGGGATTTTTCGCTTACTTTTCCGTCACGGGTTCTATGCCCGGCATTCTCGGCGAAATGTTTGCTGCCGCATTCAACGTCAACGCCATGTTGTGGCGCTCTTCGCCTGCGGCAACTGAACTCGAAGAAGTAACCACCAACTGGTTGCGTCAGATGATTGGCTTACCCGGTAGTTTTTCCGGCGTGGTTTATGATACGGCTTCGATTTCAACCCTGTGTGCAATTGCCGCCGCGCGTGAAGCCGTGACCGATTTGAATGTGCGCGAAGACGGACTCTATGGCGCAAATGCGAAACTGCGTTTGTATTGCTCGGAACACGGGCATTCATCGATTGATAAAGCGGCAATCACTTTGGGACTCGGACATCGCAGTGTCAGAAAAATCGCCTGCGATGCGGAGTTCAGAATGTTGCCCGAGGCGCTCGCTGCGGCAATTGAAGAAGACCGCCAGGCAGGTTGGCGACCGTTTTGTGTGGTGCCGACGATTGGCACGACTTCAATAACCAGTGTTGACCCGGTGGCGGCGGTTGCCGAGATTTGCGAAAAAGAAAACCTCTGGATGCACGTCGATGCTTCGTATGCCGGAAGCGCCGCGATTGTTCCCGAAATGAAATGGATTCTCGAAGGTTGCGAACGTGCCGATTCATTTGTCGTCAATCCGCATAAATGGCTATTCACGCCGGTGGATTTAAGCGTGTTGTTTTGCCGACGAATGAATATTTTAAAGCAGGCATTTTCGCTGGTGCCGGAATATTTGCGAACCGCGCAAGGCGAAGACGAAGTTAAAAACTTCATGGATTATGGCCCGCAACTCGGTCGGCGTTTTCGCGCCATCAAACTCTGGTTTGTGCTGCGCTATTTCGGCGTTGAAGGCGTCGTGCAAAGAATTCGCCAGCATTTGCAATATGCGCAGGAATTCGCTGCGTGGGTAAAAGATAGCGATAAATTTGAACTGCTTGCGCCGGTGCCGTTCAGTCTGGTTTGTTTCCGTGCCTGCCCGCCTGAGTTGCAGGGTGATGAAGCCGGATTAGAATCCTTGAATGAAAGACTCATGGCGCGGGTCAATGAACGCGGCAAAATTTTTCTATCGCACACTAAATTGAATGGCAAATTTACCTTGCGATTAGCGATTGGCAATATCCGCACATCACACGAAACCATCAAGCTGGCATGGGATGAATTGAATGAAACTTTAAGTGGATTATGCAAGGAATAG
- a CDS encoding Uma2 family endonuclease, with product MDALPDDGNRYELIEGELLVTRAPRLNHQGITSNLILAFGNHLKKFPEGKIYPTPGVIFSVFDAVIPDLVFISYERLAEISQDEKLCGAPELIIEILSPGTENAKRDRQIKRQLYRKYSVQEYWLVDPETTTSEIYRSPKFNQAKLLTLNDMLTTPLLPQFHCPAHEVFE from the coding sequence TTGGATGCTTTGCCGGATGACGGCAATCGCTACGAGTTAATAGAAGGGGAATTACTTGTGACAAGAGCGCCGAGACTGAATCATCAGGGGATAACCTCTAATTTGATTTTGGCTTTCGGGAATCACTTGAAAAAATTTCCTGAAGGAAAAATTTATCCCACACCGGGCGTTATTTTTAGTGTGTTCGACGCGGTGATTCCCGATTTGGTTTTTATCAGCTATGAGCGATTGGCGGAAATATCTCAAGATGAAAAGTTATGTGGCGCTCCTGAATTGATTATTGAAATTCTTTCGCCCGGTACGGAAAATGCCAAACGCGACCGGCAAATCAAACGCCAGCTTTATCGCAAATACAGTGTGCAGGAATACTGGTTGGTTGACCCTGAAACAACAACCAGCGAAATTTATCGTTCGCCGAAATTTAATCAAGCAAAGCTTCTCACCTTAAATGATATGCTGACCACGCCGCTGTTACCGCAATTTCACTGTCCGGCGCATGAAGTTTTTGAGTAA
- a CDS encoding DUF3828 domain-containing protein: MTHKTIRALLLVIFFSFAISGKSNPVQAGATATVKAFYAYHFAHKFDYSKRGLLQRRKWLDDTLYKLLVAEVSKPTKADEAPEMNGDPFTNSQEYPTTFRIGNTNESAAKATIQVIFIWKEQGKVIDERPVDVELVKNKNLWKIANIISGSEPDDNLLQFLQRSR; encoded by the coding sequence ATGACACACAAAACGATTCGGGCTTTGCTACTGGTAATATTTTTCTCATTTGCGATTTCAGGAAAATCAAACCCCGTTCAAGCCGGTGCGACGGCAACCGTGAAAGCGTTTTATGCTTATCATTTCGCGCATAAATTCGATTATTCAAAACGCGGGCTTTTACAAAGGCGCAAGTGGTTGGATGACACGCTCTATAAATTACTGGTTGCCGAAGTCAGCAAACCGACAAAAGCGGATGAAGCGCCGGAGATGAACGGCGACCCGTTTACCAATTCGCAGGAATACCCGACCACTTTTCGCATAGGCAATACCAACGAATCAGCCGCCAAAGCCACGATTCAAGTCATCTTCATCTGGAAAGAGCAGGGCAAGGTCATCGACGAACGCCCGGTCGATGTTGAACTCGTAAAAAATAAAAACCTCTGGAAGATTGCCAATATCATCAGTGGCAGCGAGCCGGATGATAACCTATTGCAATTTTTGCAACGCAGCCGTTGA